In a genomic window of Streptomyces koelreuteriae:
- a CDS encoding sugar porter family MFS transporter, whose product MTSTAQAPKSGARTAHPEHLGHVIFIAAAAAMGGFLFGYDSSVINGAVEAIRGRYDIGSAALAQVIAVALIGCAIGAATAGRIADRIGRIRCMQIAAALFTVSAVGSALPFALWDLAFWRVVGGFAIGMASVIGPAYIAEVAPPAYRGRLGSFQQAAIVIGIAVSQLVNWGLLNAADGDQRGELMGLEAWQVMLGVMVIPAILYGLLSFRIPESPRFLISVGKHERAREILAEVEGKDIDLDARVAEIEHAMTSEHKSSFKDLLGGSFFFKPIVWIGIGLSVFQQFVGINVAFYYSSTLWQSVGVDPADSFFYSFTTSIINIVGTVIAMIFVDRIGRKPLAIIGSVGMVVGLALEAWAFSHPLVDGTLPAAQGWIALIAAHVFVLFFALSWGVVVWVMLGEMFPNRIRAAALGVAAAAQWIANWAITASFPSLAEWNLSMTYVIYTAFAALSIPFILKFVSETKGKALEEMG is encoded by the coding sequence GTGACCAGCACAGCGCAGGCACCCAAGTCCGGAGCCAGGACGGCTCACCCCGAACATCTCGGGCACGTCATCTTCATCGCGGCGGCGGCCGCGATGGGCGGTTTCCTCTTCGGCTACGACAGTTCCGTGATCAACGGTGCCGTCGAAGCCATCCGAGGCCGCTACGACATCGGCTCCGCAGCCCTCGCCCAGGTCATCGCCGTCGCCCTCATCGGCTGCGCCATCGGCGCCGCGACCGCCGGCCGGATAGCCGACCGCATCGGCCGCATCCGGTGCATGCAGATCGCCGCGGCCCTCTTCACCGTCAGCGCCGTCGGCTCGGCGCTCCCCTTCGCCCTGTGGGACCTCGCCTTCTGGCGCGTCGTCGGCGGCTTCGCCATCGGTATGGCCTCCGTGATCGGCCCGGCCTACATCGCCGAGGTCGCCCCGCCCGCCTACCGCGGCAGGCTCGGCTCCTTCCAGCAGGCCGCGATCGTCATCGGCATCGCCGTGTCGCAGCTGGTCAACTGGGGCCTGCTGAACGCCGCCGACGGCGACCAGCGCGGCGAGCTGATGGGCCTGGAGGCCTGGCAGGTCATGCTGGGCGTCATGGTCATCCCGGCCATCCTGTACGGCCTGCTCTCCTTCCGGATCCCCGAGTCCCCGCGCTTCCTGATCTCCGTCGGCAAGCACGAGCGCGCCCGGGAGATCCTCGCCGAGGTCGAGGGCAAGGACATCGACCTGGACGCCCGCGTCGCCGAGATCGAGCACGCGATGACCAGCGAGCACAAGTCCAGCTTCAAGGACCTGCTCGGCGGGAGCTTCTTCTTCAAGCCGATCGTCTGGATCGGTATCGGCCTGTCGGTCTTCCAGCAGTTCGTCGGCATCAACGTCGCGTTCTACTACTCCTCGACGCTGTGGCAGTCGGTCGGCGTCGACCCGGCGGACTCGTTCTTCTACTCCTTCACCACGTCGATCATCAACATCGTCGGCACCGTGATCGCGATGATCTTCGTCGACCGCATCGGCCGCAAGCCGCTCGCGATCATCGGCTCGGTCGGCATGGTCGTCGGCCTGGCGCTGGAGGCCTGGGCGTTCTCCCACCCGCTGGTCGACGGCACGCTGCCGGCCGCGCAGGGCTGGATCGCGCTGATCGCCGCGCACGTCTTCGTCCTCTTCTTCGCCCTGTCCTGGGGTGTGGTCGTCTGGGTCATGCTCGGCGAGATGTTCCCCAACCGGATCCGCGCCGCCGCCCTGGGTGTGGCCGCCGCCGCGCAGTGGATCGCCAACTGGGCCATCACCGCGAGCTTCCCGTCGCTGGCCGAGTGGAACCTCTCCATGACGTACGTGATCTACACGGCCTTCGCGGCGCTCTCCATCCCCTTCATCCTGAAGTTCGTCAGCGAGACGAAGGGCAAGGCCCTGGAGGAGATGGGCTGA